One window of Quercus robur chromosome 5, dhQueRobu3.1, whole genome shotgun sequence genomic DNA carries:
- the LOC126725254 gene encoding LRR receptor-like serine/threonine-protein kinase IOS1 isoform X2 encodes MMGSLKHFIHAFLGGFALIHLVDAQDQSGFISIACGSPANSNYSEPTTGINYISDVAFRDTGIGQQISNVYKGGFQQQVWNLRSFPKGIRNCYNIGITQGTKYLIRGTFFYGNYDGQSKLPQFDIHLGVNMWDTVNITNVTIPVIKELIHVPSQTNLQVCLVNTGLGMPFISAIELRPLSNKTYLSNSGSLALFARLDYGSKSSIAYRYAFDIYDRIWYPYNDSTYTILSTSHTIDSQSNNYYQPPSIVMSTASTPTNVSAPLELFWDTENATSSEYYIYMHFAEVVNLTATQFRSFNITLNGKYWYGPFAPKYLSTITLFSPSILPNAQKYDFSFFKAEGSTLPPIINAVEIYSVRDLSQSGTYQKDVDAITNIKSAYGVHKNWEGDPCLPQAYSWAGLNCSYDSVNPPRMIVNLSSSGLTGVISVYISNLKMLQILDLSNNNLTGSVPDFLSQLQYLSVLNLEKNQLTGTIPANLIERSKNGSLLLSVDENLNVCGSGSCKKKNNIAVPIGASVGVLLILALIGASVLWRLKRKQKDESRGLEIAKTEPNIQTMSFRSLESLQRQFTYADLIRITNNFERVLGKGGFGKVYHGYIDDTEVAVKVLSLSSVQGYQQFQAEVKLLMRVHHRNLTTLVGYCYEGPNMGLVYEYMANGDLDAHLSGKNTNILSWEARLNIATDAAQGLEYLHYGCKPPIIHRDVKTTNILLNENFHAKIADFGLSKMFPTDGITHVSTFNVGGTPGYLDPEFSLSYRLTEKSDVYSFGVVLLEIITSRPVIERSDENIHISQWVRIMLDKGDIQNIVDPRMYGDFNVNSAWKAIEIAMACVSSTSTERPSMSEVVMKLKECLKSELAQRAGESNYLVEMVNMNMITELIPLAR; translated from the exons ATGATGGGTAGCCTCAAACATTTCATCCATGCATTTCTTGGTGGTTTTGCTCTTATACATCTAGTTGATGCGCAGGATCAATCAG GCTTCATTAGCATAGCTTGCGGATCACCAGCAAATTCTAACTATTCCGAGCCGACAACAGGCATAAATTACATTTCGGATGTAGCATTCAGAGACACTGGTATAGGTCAGCAGATATCAAATGTATATAAAGGTGGCTTTCAACAACAAGTATGGAATCTCAGAAGCTTTCCTAAAGGAATCCGAAACTGTTACAACATAGGCATTACGCAAGGCACTAAGTATCTGATCCGAGGAACTTTCTTCTATGGGAATTATGATGGACAAAGTAAGTTACCACAATTCGATATTCATCTGGGAGTGAATATGTGGGATACGGTCAACATAACGAATGTAACCATTCCTGTCATTAAGGAGCTCATACATGTCCCATCTCAAACTAATTTACAAGTCTGTCTTGTAAACACGGGCCTCGGGATGCCATTTATATCGGCAATAGAGTTAAGGCCATTGAGCAATAAGACGTATTTATCAAATTCTGGATCATTGGCACTCTTCGCTCGCTTGGATTACGGTTCCAAAAGCAGTATAGCATACAg GTATGCATTCGACATTTATGATCGCATTTGGTACCCCTATAACGACAGTACATACACAATTTTAAGTACCTCGCATACTATTGACTCCCAAAGTAACAATTATTACCAACCACCATCTATTGTTATGAGTACTGCCTCCACTCCTACTAATGTTAGCGCTCCGTTGGAGTTGTTTTGGGATACGGAGAATGCTACTTCTTCCGAATACTATATATACATGCACTTTGCTGAAGTAGTAAACCTCACTGCTACTCAGTTCAGATCATTCAACATTACTCTGAACGGGAAATATTGGTATGGACCTTTCGCTCCAAAATACTTGTCCACAATCACGTTGTTCAGCCCATCGATCTTGCCAAATGCCCAGAAATATGATTTTTCATTCTTCAAAGCAGAAGGTTCAACACTGCCACCCATCATCAATGCAGTTGAGATATATTCAGTGAGAGATCTCTCACAATCTGGAACATATCAAAAAGATG tTGATGCTATCACAAATATCAAGTCAGCATATGGAGTACATAAAAATTGGGAAGGAGATCCGTGTCTCCCACAAGCATACTCATGGGCAGGTTTAAATTGTAGCTATGATAGTGTTAACCCACCAAGAATGATAGT GAACTTGTCCTCTAGTGGATTGACTGGAGTGATATCTGTTTATATATCAAATCTCAAAATGTtacaaatttt gGATCTATCAAACAATAACCTTACTGGATCCGTGCCTGATTTTCTTTCTCAATTGCAATACTTGAGTGTCTT AAACTTGGAAAAAAATCAGCTCACTGGTACTATTCCAGCTAACCTCATTGAAAGATCGAAGAATGGTTCACTATTGCTAAG TGTGGACGAAAATTTAAATGTTTGTGGATCTGGATCATGCAAAAAGAAGAACAATATTGCTGTTCCAATTGGGGCATCAGTTGGTGTACTGCTCATCCTCGCATTGATTGGTGCGTCTGTCCTGTGGAGGcttaagagaaaacaaaaagatgAGAGTAGAG GACTGGAAATAGCGAAAACCGAACCCAACATCCAGACCATGTCGTTCCGGTCTTTAGAGTCACTACAACGCCAATTTACATATGCTGATCTTATAAGAATTACCAACAACTTTGAGAGGGTTCTTGGTAAGGGTGGATTTGGAAAAGTTTACCATGGCTACATTGATGACACTGAAGTAGCAGTGAAAGTGCTTTCTCTGTCATCAGTTCAAGGGTATCAACAATTTCAAGCTGAG GTGAAACTTCTTATGAGAGTTCATCATAGAAACCTGACGACCCTTGTCGGCTATTGCTATGAAGGACCAAACATGGGCCTTGTTTATGAGTATATGGCCAACGGAGACTTAGATGCACATCTTTCAG GTAAGAATACTAATATCTTGAGTTGGGAAGCAAGGCTTAATATTGCAACGGACGCAGCACAAG GATTGGAGTATTTGCACTATGGATGTAAACCACCTATAATCCATAGAGATGTGAAGACTACAAACATcttattgaatgaaaattttcatgccAAAATAGCTGATTTTGGTCTTTCCAAAATGTTCCCAACTGATGGCATCACTCATGTCTCAACATTTAATGTTGGTGGCACCCCTGGGTACCTCGACCCTGA GTTCTCTCTTTCATATAGGTTGACTGAGAAAagtgatgtttatagttttggagTTGTTCTTTTGGAGATAATTACAAGTCGACCTGTGATAGAAAGATCCGATGAAAACATTCACATAAGCCAATGGGTGAGAATCATGCTTGATAAAGGGGATATTCAAAATATAGTTGATCCAAGGATGTATGGAGATTTCAACGTTAACTCTGCTTGGAAAGCTATTGAAATAGCTATGGCTTGTGTATCTTCTACCTCCACCGAAAGGCCATCCATGAGTGAGGTGGTGATGAAACTAAAGGAGTGTTTGAAATCTGAATTAGCTCAAAGGGCAGGAGAATCAAATTATCTAGTTGAAATGGTCAATATGAATATGATTACGGAACTCATTCCTTTAGCAAGGTAA
- the LOC126725254 gene encoding LRR receptor-like serine/threonine-protein kinase IOS1 isoform X1 has translation MLQILDLSNNNLTGSVPDFLSQLQYLSVLNLEKNQLTGTIPANLIERSKNGSLLLSVDENLNVCGSGSCKKKNNIAVPIGASVGVLLILALIGASVLWRLKRKQKDESRGLEIAKTEPNIQTMSFRSLESLQRQFTYADLIRITNNFERVLGKGGFGKVYHGYIDDTEVAVKVLSLSSVQGYQQFQAEVKLLMRVHHRNLTTLVGYCYEGPNMGLVYEYMANGDLDAHLSGKNTNILSWEARLNIATDAAQGLEYLHYGCKPPIIHRDVKTTNILLNENFHAKIADFGLSKMFPTDGITHVSTFNVGGTPGYLDPEFSLSYRLTEKSDVYSFGVVLLEIITSRPVIERSDENIHISQWVRIMLDKGDIQNIVDPRMYGDFNVNSAWKAIEIAMACVSSTSTERPSMSEVVMKLKECLKSELAQRAGESNYLVEMVNMNMITELIPLAR, from the exons ATGTtacaaatttt gGATCTATCAAACAATAACCTTACTGGATCCGTGCCTGATTTTCTTTCTCAATTGCAATACTTGAGTGTCTT AAACTTGGAAAAAAATCAGCTCACTGGTACTATTCCAGCTAACCTCATTGAAAGATCGAAGAATGGTTCACTATTGCTAAG TGTGGACGAAAATTTAAATGTTTGTGGATCTGGATCATGCAAAAAGAAGAACAATATTGCTGTTCCAATTGGGGCATCAGTTGGTGTACTGCTCATCCTCGCATTGATTGGTGCGTCTGTCCTGTGGAGGcttaagagaaaacaaaaagatgAGAGTAGAG GACTGGAAATAGCGAAAACCGAACCCAACATCCAGACCATGTCGTTCCGGTCTTTAGAGTCACTACAACGCCAATTTACATATGCTGATCTTATAAGAATTACCAACAACTTTGAGAGGGTTCTTGGTAAGGGTGGATTTGGAAAAGTTTACCATGGCTACATTGATGACACTGAAGTAGCAGTGAAAGTGCTTTCTCTGTCATCAGTTCAAGGGTATCAACAATTTCAAGCTGAG GTGAAACTTCTTATGAGAGTTCATCATAGAAACCTGACGACCCTTGTCGGCTATTGCTATGAAGGACCAAACATGGGCCTTGTTTATGAGTATATGGCCAACGGAGACTTAGATGCACATCTTTCAG GTAAGAATACTAATATCTTGAGTTGGGAAGCAAGGCTTAATATTGCAACGGACGCAGCACAAG GATTGGAGTATTTGCACTATGGATGTAAACCACCTATAATCCATAGAGATGTGAAGACTACAAACATcttattgaatgaaaattttcatgccAAAATAGCTGATTTTGGTCTTTCCAAAATGTTCCCAACTGATGGCATCACTCATGTCTCAACATTTAATGTTGGTGGCACCCCTGGGTACCTCGACCCTGA GTTCTCTCTTTCATATAGGTTGACTGAGAAAagtgatgtttatagttttggagTTGTTCTTTTGGAGATAATTACAAGTCGACCTGTGATAGAAAGATCCGATGAAAACATTCACATAAGCCAATGGGTGAGAATCATGCTTGATAAAGGGGATATTCAAAATATAGTTGATCCAAGGATGTATGGAGATTTCAACGTTAACTCTGCTTGGAAAGCTATTGAAATAGCTATGGCTTGTGTATCTTCTACCTCCACCGAAAGGCCATCCATGAGTGAGGTGGTGATGAAACTAAAGGAGTGTTTGAAATCTGAATTAGCTCAAAGGGCAGGAGAATCAAATTATCTAGTTGAAATGGTCAATATGAATATGATTACGGAACTCATTCCTTTAGCAAGGTAA